The window CTTTGTAGCTCAGCTCGTAGTGGATTCTTTACATAAGCAGGTTATGAATACAAAAATGTTTTTTTGTATAGTTTACGGAGCATTTGCTGCTGTTTTGAGCTGGGCTGGTGTAATAGTAGCATTTGTTGATTGAAGCAAATAACAAGAATAGGATTTGATGATTGCTTGTTtcccttattaggaaaaaaaataaataatagcaTTTGATGATTTTTGAAGGGGAGCAGCGGGGCAAAGTAAAGTTGTCTCTGTGTGACCACGgattcgagccgtggaatcaaTCACCGACGCTTGTATTAGGATAGGCTTCctgcatcacaccccttgggtGCGGGCCTTCCTCGGACTATGCGTATGCGTGTATGCGGGATGCCTCGTGCACCTAGCTGCCCTTTTTTAGCATTTGATGATTGTTTCAATTTAAGTGATTCTTTTTCCGAGATTCAGTTCTTGTTACCTTGTGTAATGCATGTATTCAAGGTCAATTTAATGTCTCTGTTAGAAGTATACAGAAACTTCGGAATGTTTTGAGAGAATGAAGTCTGCATCTTGGATTAATCAGCTGTTTCAACATATGTGAGTGGTTCAGATCTTACCTTTCTTTTGTGTTTATATAGGTGAGAAATTTAATCTATTCAAAAGATGGTACTCTTGAGTGTTGAGCGCATAGGAATTCTATGCCCGTTTCATTTGGTCATCCTAGGATCATTTATGCTAATAGTATGGGCATAAGACTTGACATGCATGCAGCAATTAATATTATATTACTGTGAATTTGGTTAAGCACATATCTGTGTGTATGGAATTCCATGTTTGTGTTGCTTCCAAGCCAGAAATTCAGCAATAAGGCACCAACGATTTTTAAGTTGTGTTAACAGTCCGAGCATTTATAGTTTTGATGTTCTTCTTATCTAAGAATAGACTACTGCTTTTTGCAGAACGTTTGTTATGCCTTCAAGGATGTGTCTCAATCCAATCCACAACAAAAAAGGGATTCTTCATCGGTCCAGCAATTCAACCACTGAGGAAAGGTGCATTTTCTGTATAATAGCCACATTGCAATTCATAGATTAGGTTGCATCGACTTCTGAGGAAAGGTGCATTCTTTATTAATGGCAAGGTGGAGTTTGTTAATTAGGTTGCATCCAACAGTATGTAAAATGTATGTATGATGGTATGAGAAAATTGATTAATTGTCTCTTATAACTTATCAaaacaatataaaaataaatataaaaatattgtctCTTGTGGAATTTTCTGGTttcaaagaaaggtaaccaaCCAAAATAGAACTGCAGAGTATGTGTGTGATAACCATAGTCGTGCATGGCCCTATGCAGTAATTAGTGTTCAAATATTGTTTTCTCAATTGTGCCTAAGCTATATGTtaccttttcaaaaaaaaaaaaaaaaattgtgccTAACCTACAAAGAACTCGGTTTGTGCTAATGTGATATGCCTTTGACAAGAATATGAATTGTTTAACAATATTAGCTTATAAACTTCCTTTATGTCCATCTGATTGGCAGGTGGGGCGATAGTTCGTGTGCTATGGATTCTTTGTATGATGTGGATCTCATCTCTGACACTGTACCtgtaattttggacaactccgaaaTGTGGCATCATGTCCTGGCAACAAGCATGAAGTTAGGTTCTAGAGGGGTCGCCCACGTTGAAGGAGTTAGCAGGACTGATCTCAAAGAAAAAAGTTTGTACTCAAACATTTTGCTTATCAATCAAACTGCAAGCCCACTTTCTTGGTATATTGTTGCCTCCCTTCAAGTGATACGATATTGGATTGCTCGAGtttctcttttctcttctttatttttcttgtcTAGCGGAAGGATGGTATCCTCCTAGTATTAGAGGCTATCCATAGATGAATTTAATTCCATTGTTTTGCCAGATTGCAAAACctttaatttaatttgttcaaGAAAACGAACAAGAAGATTAGCTATGCGAGGATTAGTTCACAACAGCTGAAAAGCCATACTATTAGTTATTTTTTTGGTTTGTTCCCTTTATAAACCAGTTAGACTTTAAGTACTCACTCATGTGCAAGCTTTCATTTGCTGGAAAAATGGAGCTTGTAATAGCGGATAAAATGTTCTGAAAATTTTCTGAATCCTATATGGATCTACTTTTGAATTCGGATAGAGTTACTGTATAGTTAATAATGGTAATCATTCAGGTTTGCGGAATGCAAGGACAGGAAAAATCACAGCTCCATTCTTCTGCCATATTCGTTTCTTCCTTCAATGGCTGCAGAAAAACTACGGCATGCAGCAAAAAAGGTTAGTTAACTGCATGCTTTTCACTTTTTCAATCAAACTATTTAAATTTACTTTGACACTCTATCAtctatttgtgaaattgaaatcCTTTATCAGCGGAAAAACTAGATTGCTATTACATCTCCTACTCTGTTTTCTCGATATATTGAGTCCATTGGATTCAATATCAAACATCATATCTTGAAGCTTTTTGGTTCAAAACTATAAATGCAACTTATAGTTTTTGTTCTTTATTAGCTTCCTTATATAATATGCCTCAAACTTTTCATTTGTTGCATAAGTGGCTGTGTGAGGTTGCTGCCATAAAGGCCCTTTCCATCTCCTCACTGCGATATGTTTTGAAACTACTAATAGATACACTCTCCTGTGGTTTGATGGATTCTGTCATTTTTATAGATCAAGGTGCTGCTTGGTGATTATGATGCTATACATGTTCGAAGAGGTGATGTTTTGAAGACAAGGAAGGACAGGTTTGGGGTTGATCGAAGTTTGCACCCTCATTTGGACAGAGATACACGTCCAGAGTTCATTCTTTGCAGAATAGGAAAATGGGTACGGCGTGGGCGAACCCTTTTTATTGCTTCTAATGAGAGGACACCAGGCTTCTTTTCTCCTCTGGCTGTGAGGTTAGTGACCTTCCAACTCATGTGTTAATCTTCATGTCCTCTACCAGATTAATATGCACTGTTTCTTTTGGTTGCTTGAAGCTATATAACTCTTATTTCCTTATGGTCTTCCTAAAACTCATTAGCCTGTGTCTCAGTCcactattataaaaaaaattagtttCTCTAACATTAGAAGTTCTCTACATTTTCTATTGGCGTATAAATCTTTAACAAGACTATACCTTTACTTTATATAAAATCTGTTACCTTCTTTAATAAAAAAAACAAGACTATACTTTTACTTAAAAAGAAAACATCTGCTAACTTGTAAGGATCAGACAGAAGCAAGTTCCTGGTCAAACGAATAGTGCTGGTTGTAGTAGGAGAAAGTATCAATCATAAAAGCTTGTGTTTCATTGCTGCATGTTAAAATGCATTTGATCATCTACTGGAATACCTTAACTACTGCAGGTTTAAATTTTCTAGTCTTCATGCGGACGTCATGATTAGCATTGCCTGCTATAATCTTTGTTCTG is drawn from Nicotiana tomentosiformis chromosome 12, ASM39032v3, whole genome shotgun sequence and contains these coding sequences:
- the LOC104110686 gene encoding uncharacterized protein isoform X2, whose amino-acid sequence is MKSASWINQLFQHITFVMPSRMCLNPIHNKKGILHRSSNSTTEERWGDSSCAMDSLYDVDLISDTVPVILDNSEMWHHVLATSMKLGSRGVAHVEGVSRTDLKEKSLYSNILLINQTASPLSWFAECKDRKNHSSILLPYSFLPSMAAEKLRHAAKKIKVLLGDYDAIHVRRGDVLKTRKDRFGVDRSLHPHLDRDTRPEFILCRIGKWVRRGRTLFIASNERTPGFFSPLAVRYKLAYSSNYSSILDPVIENNYQLFMIERLIMMGAKTFIKTMKEDDTDLSLSDDPKKNTKKWEIPVYTRDNEEC
- the LOC104110686 gene encoding uncharacterized protein isoform X1, which produces MAIQKTHKAKPKPRSSTLILTVAIAAITLLYIASPLVYPNGFSFTTPKSLRNSVYSKNHKQFNGPHKYLYWGNRIDCPGKHCDTCAGLGHQESSLRCALEEAMFLQRTFVMPSRMCLNPIHNKKGILHRSSNSTTEERWGDSSCAMDSLYDVDLISDTVPVILDNSEMWHHVLATSMKLGSRGVAHVEGVSRTDLKEKSLYSNILLINQTASPLSWFAECKDRKNHSSILLPYSFLPSMAAEKLRHAAKKIKVLLGDYDAIHVRRGDVLKTRKDRFGVDRSLHPHLDRDTRPEFILCRIGKWVRRGRTLFIASNERTPGFFSPLAVRYKLAYSSNYSSILDPVIENNYQLFMIERLIMMGAKTFIKTMKEDDTDLSLSDDPKKNTKKWEIPVYTRDNEEC